The DNA sequence TAACACGCCTCCTAGAAGGATAATCAGGCAGCATTCAACTGAAGCAAAGAAGACCTATGTTTCTAAATCAAGAGATCAAGGGCTTCAAACAGGTGCTAGCTCCATAGTGCAAGGTGAACATCTTACCAAAGATCCAGTAAATAACACCCCTTGCAGAAGTAGTAATTCTGGCATGAATCATGAACAAAGTTTTGAAAATGAACAAGATGACCTGGCAGGATTGGCTGAAAGGTTTAACAATCTCAAGAGCACTGATAAAAATTCTCAGTTGGCTTCCTCAAAATCCAGCAGTACTTCTGTGGATGATTACCCACAGATGAGTGATTTTCAAATGACTGATAGTCATTCTAGAAAGAACTCTGATGAAATGAGATCAGAAGGTTATTTTGCAGTCACAGGCTTTAGAAAACAGTCTAGCAGCATTTCCTCTCATTCTCAAATTCCTAGAGACGATCACAACGTTTTTTCCAGTTTCAGCCACCAGAAGTTTAGTGAGGAAGCTGCTAAGGAACCTTTTGATCAGGGGAACTTCCAAGGAAATACCAAAGAAACAAGTCCATTTGATAATGCTTCTGTGGTTTTTGATGATTCTGGTTCAGATGATGATGGATTTAAGCTTGATGAGAAGGGTGAATATAATGGCCCAGATTCGGGTTCATATAATCTGTCAGACTCAGAAGATAGAAAATCTTCTCATATTTTAGCAAATACAAGTGCTAACAGCCTCAGGCTAAACGTGGAGAAGTCACTAGGAAAGTCCAGTTTGCAATCTCCTTTTGCCTCAGACTTGCCCACTACAAGTGTATTTTCTGAAGGTTTGACAAGTGATACAGTTTCTTCTCCTGCTGATGAATTGTTACCTGTCACTTTTGATGATTCAGATTGCCCAAGTTCAGAAAGTGAAGGGGAGCCCAACAATTCTAAGCTTATTGGGAGTACACGTACTGGCACTTTTCCTCATAAAGATATTGCTTCCTCTGGTCACCCTGAGACAACCCAGAATGAGAGACACCACTTCCTTGGGTCTTCACTAGCAGAGAAGGAaaatatgggattaaacagaaaAAACCAGGGAAATGAAGTTGATCCTCAAAATGATAGTAAGTTCAGTTACAATTACTTGCAGAGTAATCTAACTTCTAGCAGGCTTGCAAAACCCCAATCTAAATCCAATGACAATTCAAAACCTGCAGGGTTTTCATCAGTCAAGGATGATGTTCAAAGATATCAATCACTGGATAACTTGGAGGATACTATATCTATTAAAGGATCGAGTTCAGAAAGTGGTAAAGAGTTGAATTTTGGAATCTTGACCGGTGGCCTTCGAAATAAGGGTTATAAGCATCCACCTTACCGTAGGAATCCATCAAATAATTCTTCACTGTCCAAGCAAGCAGCAGAGGATAATTCTGCCAGAGTTAAGCAGTCCTCTTCTTTCCTCAGGGTTGATAGTGGTTCTGGATCTAGAGATGAAGAGCCATACACTGAGGTGGTGcacacaaaaataaataaaaatgcaaGCTTAGGTACCCCGCTTTCACATTCTGATGCCCGTGATGATGAGCCAGGTGAGGCACTTCCACAGCAGACTCGAGAGCCATACATTCAAGAGGCAGCACCTGAAGTGAATAAAAGATCAGGCTTAAGGAGCTATTTTGCTTTTAATAGTAGTGATTCTGAAGAGGATCTTCCTAAACAGACTGGAAACAGATCTCGACCAGGTCCTGGATTTTCTAGACGAACGAAACAGATTTTAACTAGTAATACGCTTGCAGATTCTGAGAGAAATTCTTACGAGTCCAGGTTACCTTTTGACTCTTCAATTACTCCAGATTATGCTATGGAACGCCAGTCATCTTCATCGAGTTCCTATACTAAAGAAGCTCAAGTGATGCCTACCTCACAGGAAAAGGGTTCTCATTATCGGGGTAGTTCTAAGCAGGGTAGATCAACAGGACAAACTTTCTCCAAGCCAATTTCAGAATCGAAGCAGTCCGTGCTTGAGGAATCATCCTCAAGGAGTTCTTACACTACTGATACTCAACATTATCCTCCTCAGTCCAAAAATTCAGATAACTGGAGAAGTTCTGAGCAGCATAGATCAGCAGAACCATCCAAGCCAATTCAGGAACCTAAGAGGTCCTCACAAGAAGAAAATCGCAAGTCATCAGCCAGGGAGCAACCATCTAATCCTCCACCCAGAACAGCATCATCAGGTGCTGGTGAAAGCACAAAAGCATCTTATTCAAAGGATGCTACTCCTCCATCCAGGGAGAACTCCATTAATAAGGCCAGTCATGTTCACCCAAAACTCCCTGATTATGATGCTTTAACTGCACACCTACTGTCTCTTCGACAAAATCGCCAATGAAATAAAGTTGTTTCAGAAGATAAGTAGATTTGTTCTGGTTCATTATTCTTTTTGTTGCTATTATAGGGTTACTCATAAATAAAGTTCACAAGTTGAAGGgattattattatagttttgCAAATTACATATTTTCTCCTTCCTGTATTGTGTTGCTGCTACTATTTTTAAGTAGTAATGTAAATTATCTTTCCCACGCTGTGGTGGATGGCTATATGTGCACTGAGATTGTAGATTAAGTTGTTCTAGTATCTATTGGTTCTTGATGTTGCTTTTATTTTAGTTCTGATAAGCACAGGtagctgatgatgcaaaaggaATCTGTTGCGATGGTAGTGTGTGGTAATAAACAAAAAATCCATGAAATCCCTGAATGAACGAGTTAGACTCGCTTTCGATGTCCGCGCTACCTGACTTCTTGTCAAAGCTTTATTGAATATATAATCATaggatatttatgaaaaatatttttctaaaaaaatgtttgattatttgaaattcactctttttctttttctttttcttttttttttttcgcccACACTTGGGAGTCCCAGTTGTAGCACTGAATCAGCAACGTCTAATTAACTAATACAAGGAAGCAAAGCGGTAACCGTGTGATAATCTTTGCAAGATCCTGTCGGTTATTGGCTGAAAAAACAAATATATTGataacataattttaaaaaataagtggCATATccaatcaataataataaaatacgtAAATacttctattttattttctttagatAAAGacgtaaataattttattaagagaagagtttaataaatttaaatttatcttacTCTCGCAGGATCactaaataattttcataactattgtcataaatttaatatattttaagaaataCTTTATTTGTttcatgtaaaatatttttaaattattttttatatttaaaatatttagtaaaatttaatcaataaaaaatattttttaatttaagaaaaattaaattatttttaaaaaattgtatatttttttaaagagaaaattattttttatactttaaaaattttattaaaatttatatatataatttattaatatattatttttaaaattaaaattaaataataaaatataaattattttattaaaaaatattttttaaatataaattattttttataaataaatggaggttaaataaataattttttgttgttgtgtagagctttaaaaaattattatttatattaaaactatgtaaattattttatatgcataaccaattcaaaatataaaatatcataattatttaaccaattcaaaatcaaaatcaactgcttaaactaaataaataaaattgtttaaaatataaaatgaaattgaaattgatTTAATAAACAATTTGGTAATTcgattttgagaaaaaaaaaaaatgccagCTACGCAAGTGCTACATTCGGGAAAAATCATCTCTCGCTCAAATTTCATTATCAAAACTCAAGAATCCAATAATTACTCTAAAAAGCACTCAGGGCTTTTTACAAAATTAGGGGTGGGGGAAAACTTATTTCCCATTTTGGAGTTGGGGAAAACTTATTTCCCATTTTGGTGTTCGCCTGCCAGGTGGCGGGCAAAAAGTGAGTCTGGCGCTTCTTTGAGAAGCGCCAGACGCTGAGTCTTGGCGCCTCTTTGAGAGGCGCCAGTGTCAAGTTCGGCCCCTGGCGCCTCTTTGAGAGGCGCCAGGCATGCTTGGCGCCTCTCAAAGAGGCGGCAAGcgtggcttttttttttaaatatattataataataaattaaaaaaatatatatatattattttttgaatatattataattacaaaattaatattatggtatttatatatacttaaactaataatatacttaaagaaatagaaaatattaaaactaataatataatacTTAAAGAAATAAGAAGTattaattaacaattaaaatttaattatacataAATTAATTCACAATATTCGCAAATATTTCTAATGATAACCATGTAAATGACCGCCGGTGCCACAATGTTGTGGTCTCCTCTCATTTGATCGTCTTGTGTTGTATCGACGCCCGTCAACAAAAATTACTGGTCGACAATGCTTGAATCCTTCAATAGATTGacgataagcccaaaacatacgATCAAATACACGAGAAGTACGATCCAAACGATCATTTATGTAATGGGGATCATCTTCAATTATGAAGATCGAACCAGGATTGAAGTGGCACACTGCATTCATGTACTTACGAAGCCTTCCATACGATTCATCCCATCCACCAAAAATTTTCCTAATTGCAAATTGTTTTGCCTTCCACGTTTTTGAATATGAAGGTTCATATCCAATTTTATCTCTAACTTCAGCCTGAAgtgttttgattttaatttgtgGTTGTTCTTCTATCATAGgcaaaataaatttacataaaaatttattatccaATTGAGGATGGTCTTTTTCAACAATTGCATTTGAACAAGTGTGCGGCCCATTATACGATACAATTTTCCAAACCTCAGATCCCTCCTTCATTGAAGCACGCATATGCCATTTACAGTTATGTTTTTTATTCTTGCATATAATACTATATGTTTTTCTCTTTGTCTCATAACAACAAAACTGATGATGTCTATGCAAATGATATTCCTTAGCTGCTGCCATGACAGCATCTCTGTTTGGAAAAATCATTCCAACAGAAAACTCCATATTCGGACTCCAAAACATATCAGTCGGTGGCTTTGCATAAGGGTCCACACGCATTAATTCAAAATCTATTTCTGAAAATGGCGGTGGATGAACTAGTGGCAAAATAGGATTAGTATACTGAGCAATAACATTATCATCACCTGATAATAATTCGTCGTCCTCAATCCAACCACTTTCGTACTCGTTAATGTCAGAATCAGATAATCTCTCTGAGTCAACATATTCATCAACTTCATCCACAACTTCATTAACAACACTATCAACAGCATTAAAGTTTAAGTCTTCAGTACAAAACAGACTAATTGGACTGACTATAATTTTGTCTTGCTCATCAATATTCGAATGCAAAATACAGTGTGACCTCGTCTTCGGATCAGTATAAGAGGGACCAGCACAATCATCGTTCTCATTTCTATGAATATCTCTAACGACATCGACATAAAAGACTATGCTCTCAGACCCTAGACTACTGACGTAATCGAACATCATCTCTACATCGGCATCGTTCAGCAGCTTAACTAGTTCAAATTTGTAATCGTTATCATTAATAATTGGTTTTCTATATTCAATCTTGCATATAAATTCGTTGTGGTCTAACAAATTTGTAGAACGAACTATTTTCATAAAAAGATCCTCATAATTCAACCTTCGATTAATACGGAAAAAAAGGTGCTGGCCACCAACATAGTCGTAACCTAATTCGGTTCTAATAACATTACCATCCCAGTGTACAATTCCATATGTCGGAAAACTCATTTTTGTCAAATCTATCATAGGCATTTCAAACAAAACAAAGATTAAGTAAGTATTTAATTAACATTGAAAAATAAGTACAATATATTTAAGTGCAATATAATTACTCATACCTGTTTGTTTTGAATAATTCGATCTTATAGTCTTACAATGAAAATTGTACCCCAAACTGCAATATCAACAGTTAAATaaagattaatttaaaaattttgaaataataattaaattttttttaacttacaattctaataattttactgccattaaaaataatatatatattattcataGTTGTTAAGGTCAATTTTCTGAAAAAATAAGGATAATTTTAtcctaaattttctaaaaattttaatatacgcATCATTTTAGAcattatttttgaaataatattaaatattttttaccacAGCAGATTTCTAAATaaacacaaattaaaaaaaactattttttttattatttattttacattttattctAAGACATATTTTATCTTTCATGTTTCTCTTTCCCACATAGAGATctaaaatcttattttataatatacaaaaaaaattaaataacctaAAATTATTGCAgcaaccataaaaaaaaaattaaatatgaagatAAGTCTAATTTTTCCTAATCAATGGTTCTTATGtattaattaaacaaaattaaaagtaacatcaattgaaataaatatattatgtaataaaaattagtgcatactaataattttattatactatacaaagtattaaataaatataactaacctttataaattctttaaaattGAAACGAGGGTTTTTGAGTAATGGAGGAGAGtaaatgtgaggagagtttgtGAGGAGAGTTTCTGATCTTTACGTGAGATGAAGGGGGCATATAAATGGAAACCTGGCGCCAGTTAAAGCGGCGCCAGGTTTCTCAGCACCATCCTGGCGCCAGTTAAAGTGGCGCCAGAAGAATGCTGTGTATCAGTCCCGAGGCGTCAGCACGCCTCGGGACAGCATTctggcgccactttaagtggcgccagcATGCTTGCTATCAGTCCCGAGGCGTCTTGACGCCTCGGGACAGCATTCTGGCGCCACTCTAAGTGGCGCCAGAATGCTTTATATCGGCCCCCCTCTTCATGGCAGAGAATCTCTGCCAtgaaaagagagaagagaagtTGGGCGCCATTTTAAGTGGCGCCAAAACTCTTCAATCTCTTCATGGCAGAGAATCTCTGCCATGAAGAGAAGTCTCTTCATGGCAGAGGCGTGATGCCATGAACAATTCTTGGCGGCACTTTAAGTGCCGCCGAGAACTGTTCTAGGCATTACGGCAGGACGTTGGCCATGCAATATGCATggccaacttttttttttttttttacttttttacttctaaattaattaataaacgaCATGTttacaaattataatttttgttatttattggCCTTATATTTTTTGTGATTATAATActtcatataaaaattttaaaatgaataaaaaaattaattatcattaattaattatcgtcgtttaatttttttttctcattaattatataataatgtgcaatatactataatttttcaatgcatttataattaattacaattaaattaaatatatattatttgattttaaaccttattatttaagattaattacttccatattatattttatactttTCATTATAAAGCCAGTTTTTAAGTTAGTATTAAACCAAATTGTAACAacaaaatttagaataaaaatattaatattaaatatatataacacaacaaaatatacattttaaaataaaaaagataatacaaatttaaaatactaactcattacatatatttttatttttctatttatttttacattttccAAATTTGCGACCTTCGCTTCAACGTTTAGCGGATTTAAATATTCTTCCCTTTCTTTGTTCCAAGTAATCATACATATTCGCTTTATAACTGGTACGTTCACCTCCTCCTgaaattaataagtcagtcaatataaagttaaaaatatacattacattaaatattaaatttaaataaatacgtACCTCTTAATCTCTTATTCTCTCTTTTACAGAATTCTTTTTGCGAAATAGGAAGACTATGTTGCAGACGCATCCAAGGTACATAatctaatttttcataaatacgaaaataataattaacaatatcagaataatttttaatttcagattttgaccaaataaaatttaaaattttaaaataacataaCGGAACTGTTTCGATCAAAACATTAATCATTTCTATATTCTGGATATTATAACCAGAGCAAATTATTTCTTGCAAATGATAATTAAGCCATAAAAcatgttgaaaaaaattattttcagaatccattcttaatttatatatttctttCCACATTTTTTTCACTCTATTTTTAGCTAATTTACCTCGTAAAACTTTTGGAACAACATAAATATAAgccataaattaattaaaacagaaaaaaaagataataaaaaagtgtgaaaataaattatcagaaaataaataagtaaaagcagaggaaaaatatgaaaaagggGAGAAGGAAATTAGAGTCAAAGGGAGATAAATACGAAGGAGATTAAGGAAGCTGGAAATCAAAACGGTGATGGAGGGGGTGGTGGAGGGGGTATTTATGGGGTTGGGGAAGGGGGGGTTGGCGCCTCTTAAAGAGGCGCCAGGTATATGTCCCGAGGCGCCTCGGGAAGCGTCAGGCGAAACTTCCCGAGGCGCCAGCGTGACCTGAAGCGGCAGGCTTCGCTTCCCGAAGCGTCCAGCCACGCTGGCGCCTCTTTGAGAGGCGCCAAGACTCAGTCTGGCGCCTCTTTGAGAGGCGCCAGCGTCTGGCGCCTCTTTGAGAGGCGCCAGCGTCTGGCGCTTCTCAAAGAAGCGCCAGACTCACTTTTTGCCCGCCACCTGGCGGGCGAACACCAAAATGGGAAATAAGTTTTTCCCAACCCCTAATTTTGTAAAAAGCCCAAGCACTCAGGAGAAAGCTCAAATTATTGGAAGTTTTGTTGAACGCAAATTATATCAGCAATTGCTAGAAAAGTTTCTGCTAAACCATATCTTGATGGATTGAGATATGCTCTGATTAAGGGTTTGCCACCGGTgagaaaagtaaaagaaaatgaatggaTTTGCCTCTTGAATAGAACTGTTGCATAAATCCTACCTACCCcgcgatttttttttaatttttatttatttattttgtcctACCTAACAATCTATTTAAAATGGTATTAGCCTGCTGTCTATTTTCCCGTGACGAAAAGGCCGGCCAGGTACCCTTTCTCTGTCTTTCATACTGCAAATCCACTGTCTACTTGcttaattagttttaaattttaattttaattgttaatcaATAAGATTTTCTCTTCTTGTCATTTGGTTAAAGATGTTGAAGATGGTCAATAACCTCTTAATTTTTCTGGAAATCATTCAGTATCCATAAGAGTTCTCTGTTTCCTGGTGCTTGTAAATGTATTGCATTTTCCAGTTCATCAGAAAATTTGATTGCTTTTAGCGAATGCTATGGCCGATACTAGTTGATTTGTGATTAAACTGAGATCGATTTGATGGTTTGAACAGACTAAAATAGCGTGAAGCAGTTTGAGTGCCATGGAATCGAAGGGTTTGTTAAAGAATGAAGAGTTGTATCGGGTATTGTGTAGCAAATCCTTCTTCCTGTTTTTCATTTTGCATGCTTGATTGTTATCTCACGGTCCAGCTTGGTGCCAGTATGTCCTGGAGACTAGTGTGTACCCACGAGAACCACAGCATCTCACGGATCTAAGGAATGTCACCGCGAACCACCCAAggtaatctctctctctctctctctctctctctctctctcttatacTTTGAATCTTTGTAGTCAAATCTTACTATTCAAATCAACTTCCCAATAAATTTGTTTGGATCTATGGGTTTATCTTAAATATACCTGAAATTTAGGACTTTTGATTTGCATCTTTTGATTATCTATTTGGTTGCACATCCTAACGATTCAAATATAAGGTAAATTGCAAATATACTTGAATTGTGactaaattaaagatttaattGTGAAAGTAAAAGTATGGTCAAACTTCTCAATGAAAAATTAGTTGGCCTTTTATATTAGTGGCGTTTTTAGGTGGTCATTGCATTTTCATTGTATGGTTCACTTTTTGAAGGTTAATGAGCTTGTGATTCTTCAGGGCTGCAATGGCTACTTCTCCAGATGCTGGTCAGTTGATAGCCATGCTCTTGCAACTCGTAAATGCAAAAAAGACTATAGAAGTGGGAGTCTTCACTGGATACTCCCTTCTCCTCACTGCTCTTTCTATCCCCGAGGACGGAAAGGTAAGAGATACATCATCTGGAGCAGTCTTCTACCAGACCAAATTGTTTGTATACCTGTGTAATCTAACACATTAAGATTAGCTCAACCTTGTGTGTAGAGTTGCTCTTCAGATTGTTTCTTTCAGAAGACTATCTttcttgttcctcttctgaaaaTTTTTCAAAGTACTGCAGGTTACAGCAATAGATGTCAATCGTGAGACGTATGAGATAGGACTGCCAATTATAAGAAGAGCTGGGGTTGAACACAAAATTGACTTCATAGAATCCGAGGCCCTAccaattcttgataagttactGAAAGATGTAAGTACGCCACGTACCAAATTTCCATAATCTTTCTTCATACCTTGTAATAGTTTCGTTTGATATTGAATTTGGTTTCAGTTAGAACTCCAAttgattttgtttttcttttttgggtGCGTGGGTTTCTGGAATTACTACAGTATGGAAATGAAGGCAGTTTTGACTTTGCTTTTGTTGATGCTGATAAAGTCAATTACTGGAACTACCATGAGAGGCTACTTAAATTGCTAAAGGTGGGTGGGATCATAGTCTATGATAACACTCTCTGGGGAGGGACAGTTGCTATGCCTGAAGATTCAGCTCCAGAGGCTATGAAAATGGGCAGACAGCTTACAATTGACCTTAACAAATTGCTTGCAGCTGATTCTCGTGTCCAAATTTCACATGCTTCCCTGGGTGATGGAATCACCATCTGCAGGAGACTTTACTGATCTTTTTTGCTCGAACTCTAAATGTATATTAGTCGTTCTTTATTATAGAGCTTTAAGTACCAGAGTTATTTACAAAATTCAAATACACTGATATTCTAATATGCAGAAACTCCTGTTTGGCTGTAAACATTGATGTCGAGAATCCCATCATTTGtgttgaaaaaatttaaataaattagctAGCTTCTGCAATGATCCCTATTATTTTGAAGGTGCAATTTTATGAATCTAGATCAAGTTTAGTATGTGACATGAACAAATTTATTAatcgattttttaattttaaaaaattcattataatgtttttgaagttttaatttatcttttaatatcTCTTAATGTTATTATTGGAACTGCAATCGCTAttgattaaaacatttttaaatatattaattagaaaatattgaaaattaatttttaaaaattgatatcttttagccatataaattctaaaacaacaatatctttttttctttttaattagcaTTTGAAATAATGTTTTCTTGTTTGCTAATCTCAAATCCCCCACATGAAAGAATCAACACAGAATCACAAAAGTCTTCTCAACAAATAAGTAGACATAATTTAAATTCCTTGCCATGTGCTTATTTATTGTTGCttgattataaaaattgaacaaATTTCAGAAG is a window from the Manihot esculenta cultivar AM560-2 chromosome 16, M.esculenta_v8, whole genome shotgun sequence genome containing:
- the LOC110603299 gene encoding uncharacterized protein LOC110603299, translated to MSFPTYGIVHWDGNVIRTELGYDYVGGQHLFFRINRRLNYEDLFMKIVRSTNLLDHNEFICKIEYRKPIINDNDYKFELVKLLNDADVEMMFDYVSSLGSESIVFYVDVVRDIHRNENDDCAGPSYTDPKTRSHCILHSNIDEQDKIIVSPISLFCTEDLNFNAVDSVVNEVVDEVDEYVDSERLSDSDINEYESGWIEDDELLSGDDNVIAQYTNPILPLVHPPPFSEIDFELMRVDPYAKPPTDMFWSPNMEFSVGMIFPNRDAVMAAAKEYHLHRHHQFCCYETKRKTYSIICKNKKHNCKWHMRASMKEGSEVWKIVSYNGPHTCSNAIVEKDHPQLDNKFLCKFILPMIEEQPQIKIKTLQAEVRDKIGYEPSYSKTWKAKQFAIRKIFGGWDESYGRLRKYMNAVCHFNPGSIFIIEDDPHYINDRLDRTSRVFDRMFWAYRQSIEGFKHCRPVIFVDGRRYNTRRSNERRPQHCGTGGHLHGYH
- the LOC110603107 gene encoding probable caffeoyl-CoA O-methyltransferase At4g26220: MESKGLLKNEELYRYVLETSVYPREPQHLTDLRNVTANHPRAAMATSPDAGQLIAMLLQLVNAKKTIEVGVFTGYSLLLTALSIPEDGKVTAIDVNRETYEIGLPIIRRAGVEHKIDFIESEALPILDKLLKDYGNEGSFDFAFVDADKVNYWNYHERLLKLLKVGGIIVYDNTLWGGTVAMPEDSAPEAMKMGRQLTIDLNKLLAADSRVQISHASLGDGITICRRLY